cagaccTACATTGGATCTGTGTTGGTGTCCGTTAATCCATCAGGCAACTCGATATTTACGATATTGGTACCATGGAAACATACCGAGGTGTTAATTTCTATGAATTGCCACCTCTAtgtaaggagagagagagagagagagagagagagggagagagagagagagagagaagaagggaGAAATTATTTCCTTCAGGTGCATTATCACTGTTCTTAAATAATGGTTTATATAAGCTCATAACAGCGGTAATCTTTTGACAATTACTAATAATCACAAGTTTCTCTAATGTTTGTATACTATAGTTTGAATATGACAAGGCTAACACTTCAGTAATTTTATAGATTAATATTGCTTTGACCTCAAataggaaatatatatatatatattagtagtaaACAAACCATAATGATCATAACAATGTAGGAAAAGTATTGTAAAACTCTGTTCTGTAAGGGCATCCTATAATATAAGTAGATGtaacataatatatagatatatatataaattatttattcatctaaataagttatcaaatgttttttttatatcaattgTTTACATTTCAGTTTTGCTATTTCTGATACGGCATACCGAGCAATGAGAGACGAAGGTAGAGATCAATGTATCTTTGATATCAGGGAGAGTGGAGCTGAAAAACAGGTGCAATAAAACAATGGATGAATAactagatgaatggatggatggacagatggatttTGGACTATTTATAGTGATTTCATAATACCATCTGGTCCATTAACATACAATAGCAATAACACAAATACTTAAGATACATTTGTATCATATCTTGTCTGTCTCTTATAAAGTAATGATCTGTGAACATTTCAAGCCACAAACTTGTCATACTTACTAGACACACCTGTTATATTCTTGTCATAACCAATTCTACCACAttttaattaactaataaattcaatttttcattgtttttcattttaataccaTATATGGCATAAATACTGTGTAGGTAGgatctttaattattttatggtCAGACTCAAGATTAAGTTGCTCTTGGAATGTTTTACTCAAAATTTGTCTAGATTATCTGTCTAATTTTGTAGAGGCAAGTAAAAAAAATCCTACAATATTTGGCTCAATGCAGTGGCCACAAAGGAGAAGTAGACAGAGTAAAAGATCGTCTATTACAATCAAATCCAGTGTTGGAAGTATGTTACTACATATTATCATAACTTCCTCTCATTAACTATTCATTCCTTGTTTATTAGCTTTTGGAAATGCTAAAACTAATCATAATGATAATCATCTCGTTTTGGAAAGTACATGGATATTCAGTTTGATTTTAAAGTTAGTAAGGAAACATTAAATACTACTAGCTTCTGTATTAactattgttatatatacaatcattCTGTTCTATATATAGGGTGCTCCTGTTGGTGgacatattaaaaattatttattggagAAGTCTCGCGTTATTTACCAACAAAATGGAGAGAGAAACTTTCACATTTTTTATCAGTTGCTTCAAGCTGACTCCACCCTCCTTAACGAGCTTGGTCTTAAGTCTTCTGCTGATGATTATCACTTTCTCTCTCAGGTATTACCATACTGTCAATATGcatccattttattaattatgtatacatttataacatatatatccATATTAGGGAGATTCTACGATTGTTCACAGTATCAATGACAAGACCGACTTTGTACAAGTTCAGAAAGCTCTTAAAATTCTTGGGTCTCAGAGGATGAAGTTAAAGTAATGAAGTATAATTGTCTTGTGATCTTTTCAATATCTTACAGTCATTGGGTATATTGTTGGTGCTATTATTCTTTTGGGTAATGTTAATTTTGAGGTAATGAACAGGGGTTGCTCGTTTTAGTGATAGCGGGGAAGAACTGCCAACATTGCTAAGGTAACATTGAATTCTACTTTCATCATttgtatctctttctctctcatagTTATTTCAATGCCCTCAAGAGAAATTGGACACTGCTTTGACTAACCGATCAATTGAAGCTAGACAAGAGAAGCTTATCTCTCCTTTAACAGTGGAACAGGCATCTTATTGTCGTGATGCATTAGCTAAAGCTGTTTatgaaagaatgtttaattGGTTGGTAAAGAGATTGAATTCATCATTAGAGGACAAGGTATTATAGgttatctgtccatccattcatctgtctatgtgtccatccattcatcttttAGAGCAAATTTAGAAAGACAGTAAGGGGTTTGTTGGACATTTATGgatttgaaatatttgaacttAATTCATTTGAACAATTTTGTATCAACTACTGTAATGAGAAATTACAGCAACTGTTTATTGAACTTACTGAAAATAGAACAAGAAGAATATCTCAATGAAGGAATTAAGGTCAGACTGGttcaatagtttttaaaaattttatttcTGTTCTTCAGTGGGAGCCTGTggaatattttaacaacaaaaaattatcTGTGATCTTGTGGAAGAAAAGCACAGGGGTATCATTGCTGTATTGTCAGTCACATGATAATCACATGATATATGCATTCAATGACTCTGCCCTTTAATTAGGATGAAGAATGTCTCCGCCCAGGTGATGTCTCGGACCAAACCTTTTTTACTAAGTTAACAGCTGTGGTAGGCACTCATGTTCATTTTATTACGTACGTCACACCCTCCATGTCTACAATGTTATAAACACAACCCCATCACGTAGGTATCACATCCTCtttactctttctctctctcctccctcccccctcttcTCAAATAATGCATTCGTACATGTACTGCATATATGTAACAGTGAGACCTCAGATTATGAGGGACGCAAGACAATTGAACGGGGACCAGTTTCGTTTGAGGCACTACGCTGGAGATGTGACCTATAAATATTGAGGGTTGTGGTATGGAAATATTCGAGTTTTTAGTATAGAAGTATGAGATATGGAAATATGAGAGCATAAAAGatagaaaaatatagaaaaaatgAAGGTATATGGTTGAaagtatgaaattattttgtacgGAAGTATGATAGTATTTAGTATAGAATTAGAGGTATGGAAGTATGAAATTATCTAGCATGAAATAGGGGTGTATTTGGTATAGAGGTATGAAGTATATATGATATGAGTCTATCTTATTTATAGGTTTTGTTGACAAGAATAATGACACTTGCTTTACAGAAGTTCAAAAGAAGTATAGTCCTATGATACTACAAACTGAGGACTATTTCTAACGTATTTATTTCAAAGGCACTTAGCGCTAGTGCTAATTATTGTTCTGTCAGAAGTTTTCCCAGAATCTGAACACTGGTGTCACAAAAGAGACCACCGACggtaataattaaaatgagaTATTTTTTGTTGACTGCACCTCCTTAATTAGGCTGGTACTCAGTTCAAGTTCAAGCTGGCCTTGAATTAAATGGATATCCTCCATGTCCCAAAGAGCCCTCTTTATGTCAGATGTATTAAACCTAATAGCAAGAAACAGTCTTGTATGTACTAGATAGTAGTCATATCACttactcactctctctctctctctctttctctcacacTCTAGCCAACTTTGAGTCTCATCTTGTACGTCATCAAGTCAAGTACCTTGGTCTTATGAGAACTTGAGAGTTAGAACGAGCAGGTTTCTGTTATCGTCGTGTTTTTGGTATCTTCCTCCTCCAGAGgtgacattattttattgttatcgTCTTTGATCTCTATAATAAAATAGATACAGTCATTGTGTCCAGCTACTTGCCTAATTGGGAAGGTATTGATATCTAAATGATATCAATTTGATGCCTACTTCAATATATTAGTATTGACAATTGATTTCAAATATGATTTGTATTGATCACATGTTTGACCATTACTATTGAAAAATGATGTTAATATGATTTGTATTGATCTATACACAAGGTCCTATAGCTGAAGGTGTAGAGACATTATGCAAACACATGGATTAGCTGATAAAGAATACAGTATTGGACAGTAAGTCATTTTGATATTATTTGATtgcaaatttaaataattatttatattttagtacAAAAAATTTTCATTCGATTTCCCTAAAACTCTGTTTGAAATAGAAGATCGTCTTGAGAAGAGAAAGCACGAGATAGGTGTGTAATGATAAATTGTATGTACATTTAgaactctttctttctctctctctctccttaaAGTGACCAAGTTAACTGCTCATTGGCGTAATGTACATTTGCCCAGAAGAACGTTTTTTTTGCCAGCTGAAGTGGGGCTGTAAGCACGCAATGAATcattctattattttaatatatttttttattagctattatttttcaaaaaaatgGGATCGTCTGGACATTTGGTACTTGTTGTTTTGTCAAGCGATATCGTGCAGCTGTTATGGTTCAAAAACATTGGAAACGTTTTGTAACTCGCGTTATTTCTTCCGCTACAAGGCAGCGACACTTAAAATTAGTCAGAAAgtaagtttattatttaaaaatattactttaaaattgatttgttttaataagaTAGGCATTAATAAAGGTCTGTATGTTGCTAGGAACCAAACTAAATGTCCAGCGAGACATAGAGAATCAAGTATGTTAGTCTATACTGAAAGTATACTGAGTTTGATACTGACTTTACACTTTTAGTTCCTTGAATAGTTGTTAAGTTCAAGGTAACAGCGGTGATAGGATCTCAGTGATCAGGTGCGCTTTACCTAAAAGTGTTCTGACTATTGACACACAATGGCCACCAGCCCCTCCTGCTTTTAAAGAGAGGTAGTATGGATCCatcaaattacatgtatatatccattGCTACATCTATGTATCTATTAATTGCATGTATATATCCATTACTACATCTATGTATCTATTAATTTACTACAATGGATCTATATACGTACTATCATTACTACATCTATGTATCTATATGCATTGCATGTGTATATATCGCATTAACTACATCTATGTATCTTTAATCATTAAGCCATGCTACCTATGTATCATTATTACCTGTATATATCCATTGCTACATCTATTGTAtctattaattacatgtattctaTCCATTGCTACATCTATGTATCTATTAATTCCATGTATATATCCATTACTACATCTATGTATCTATTATTGCATGTGTGTATTCATATTTTTAGGCTTCAGATTTGTTGAGAAAATATTACCGCCAACATTTAGCGGGTCGACTCATGAAAGGACTCTCGGAAGACAGGAAAGAAACAGGTAATTAATCAATAACTATGaataattaatagatatattttaaagttgacTATGAAAAGCATCAGCCAGTGACTTATTCAAAGACAAGAAGTCATCCTATCCAGATAGTGTTCCTAGATTGTTTGTAACCAGTCATCTATGTGAGTTaaagtgtattttatttcattattaaagtgTTCTTTTTAGCTGACGGTGGAATTAAATTCAAAAGTAAGAAACTTTGATCCCAAAAATCCAGATGCTGGGCTCATAAAGTAATAAAAGTTTTTCATGTGTGACATGGCCCACTTACAAAGAATTTCCTCCTTTTAGTACTCTCTTAATTGTATCAAATTTGATCGTCATGGTTACAAACCTCGTAAACGAATATTTATGATGACAGATAAAGTAActgctataataataataataataattatatttaattacaggGTTGCTATCTCCTGAGCCTGGTAGCTTTAAAATTAAAGAACAATTTGAATACCCACGAATTCATGGTATATCTGTGAGTAATCTTAGTGACGGGATTATAGTGATACGAATACCTGTTGACGGAGAAGAAAGCAAGGTTGTGTAATTATTATCTCCATCCTTTAATACTGTTCTCTCTTCTCCTGTTGGTTGTACAGGGTGATCTTATACTGCAGACTGATACTCATGTGATAGAAACTGCTTTTAAAATAGCACTTTATTCCGAAAAGGTAGAGAAAGTCCAGATTGAAACTTCAggaaggtaaaaaaaaacaaccaccacAGCTTGTGTAATTATCTCTTCTAGTTTAAACCATGGGTATGGGTTTAGGTAGAGTAGGGACTATTTCATTTTCTGTTGGGTAAGTTTCATATTCTATAATTCCATTCTAATTCcattctgtatttattatatttccattcTTAATATTCTATGTTCTGTACAGCATGTTTTGTTCTACATTTCAATATTCCATACTGGATACTCTGCACACCCCATATTCCATACTGCATATTCCCTTCTGGATATTCCATATTCCATACTAGTCATTCCATTCTATATATTCTATGTTTCATTCTGCATATTTCATACTACATATTCCATTTTGGATACTCCATGTTCCATATTCACATTCCCATTCTGCATACATATTCCTTGATACTATATATTCTATTCTCGATATTCCATGTTTCATACTATATTCTATTCTAGTGAACCACCATTTGCTGGCAAAGGAAAGACTGGGAATTTGGAAATAGTAAGTTTTAttgaataatataattttatttattttgttctgtCATTAGATTGCTCCTTCTAAGTGAACTGGGAAATATACTATCTCTCTCAaatcttaatttattttttgataatgtaatatgtaGTATTAGGAAAAAGAATTGATTTCTGTAGAATAGAGAATAATGTCAACTAATTTAAATTAACTTCAATAACGCACGTCTTTTAATTTTGCGGGGCGTGGCGGTCTGGGAATGATAGACTAAGGCCGTTAGTGCAAAATGAATGTATATGAAGTGCTGAAAACAACTCCCAAAGGTCAAACTCTCTTATTCTTCATTATGGGATCGACGTAAAAACCCCTGAACCAACAGTAGGACTCCATTTTTTAATGTACTTACATTATCTCAATTTACAGCTAAAACTTTTAAAAGATATTACCAGTCCCcaaatatttcacacgatgCTGGCACAACATCGTATAAAGACACATGTACTGACTCCACCCACATTAGGAGAGGAACAGAGGTACATTACATCACCTATGgaatatgttatataatatattaaagataCGAGTTGTTTGATGCCCAGGAATCCAGTCCTGAACCACCTGGGTCTGATTCCTATTCAAAAAGTCCTCAGCCTCAGTCTCCTATAAAAATTCTTGAGGAAGATGTGAGGGCGTGTCAAGCATCACTAGAGGATGAAGTTAAAGCTGAAGTCAAAGTACATTTATGAAGCCAGTCACTTGCTATCTTATCATTTATACAGGAAGCTATGACTGAACGTCGACAATCTTTTTATGCTCAGCGTGATGCAAATAGGAATTATAATGATGCCAGTTTTCTTGCGAGATCAGTTCCATCGTACAATAGCAacagagattgagagagagaagaaaagagACAACAAGAAAAGGAGTTGTATGTACTTTAaatatgttgttattatattattgtaaattGGTGACATAGAGAATTATTAGTGGAGATTGAAATAAAGTTATTGGATAAGAATCATGCATCGCATATGAGGTCAGAACTCCTTTGTTGtctatccatttatccatccatctgtccatttatcatccatctgtcccattatccatctatctgtccatttatTAGCTTCTATTTATCCATTTTCCATTGATAGACATGGAGAAAAGAGTTCACGCTACTGAACAAAAATTAACACAAGAGTTGCAGAGACTAGAGTTACAACggtatatatatctttattatatataatatatttctctctctctctcttaggaGAGAGACATTGCCGAACAAGagtatagaaacttaaagaagaGCAATAAATTTTGTTAGAAAGATCACTCACTTTTACAAGCTGTACATATCATCAATATCTGGATCCTAATATTCTTAAACAAGTCAAACATATCTATGAACACATACAACAGATATAAACTTTGCTGCCACTCAAGAACAATTATCAAATCCTGATAATACTAAAGTAACAACAATATTCATATACTATACTACCTGTTTGGTTATAGCTGGCTAACTTGAAGGCATTACTGAGTGGTTTTCAACCATTTCTACCTGCTTTGAAAGATAATTGAGAAAGTTAATGCAGCTGTTGAAGCTGAAAGACAAAGATTAGAAGAGCAGAAGAGACAACTTGAGAGCAGGAAAAACTTCTTAAAGAGAGACAAAAGAAGGCtgagcaacaacaacaacaacaacacaacaacaacaacatgaatcAACTCAAATGTCTAAGGAAATACCATCAGCTGGAAAAAGTGTAGTGAGTATCTCCTCTCATCtcctttatttgttttaattattatagtaaGTATTTCATCAAGTGCTCTACAACAATATCAAACATTACAAGATAAACTAAAAGAAACAGAACAATATATATCTAGTCTGACTAAGATCTACTGATCCTCAAGTTa
Above is a window of Gigantopelta aegis isolate Gae_Host unplaced genomic scaffold, Gae_host_genome ctg1945_pilon_pilon, whole genome shotgun sequence DNA encoding:
- the LOC121391201 gene encoding LOW QUALITY PROTEIN: unconventional myosin-Ic-like (The sequence of the model RefSeq protein was modified relative to this genomic sequence to represent the inferred CDS: inserted 4 bases in 3 codons; deleted 2 bases in 1 codon; substituted 1 base at 1 genomic stop codon), with the protein product MESALVSRDRMGLQDFVLLEDYQNEDAFLENLQKRFKRTYFFXQTYIGSVLVSVNPSGNXDIYDIGTMETYRGVNFYELPPHFSFAISDTAYRAMRDEGRDQCIFDIRESGAEKQRQVKKILQYLAQCSGHKGEVDRVKDRLLQSNPVLEVSFGNAKTNHNDNXSRFGKYMDIQFDFKGAPVGGHIKNYLLEKSRVIYQQNGERNFHIFYQLLQADSTLLNELGLKSSADDYHFLSQLFQCPQEKLDTALTNRSIEARQEKLISPLTVEQASYCRDALAKAVYERMFNWLVKRLNSSLEDKSKFRKTVRGLLDIYGFEIFELNSFEQFCINYCNEKLQQLFIELTXKIEQEEYLNEGIKWEPVEYFNNKIICDLVEEKHRGIIAVLSDEECLRPGDVSDQTFFTKLTAVVGTHVHFITYVTPSMDARQLNGDQFRLRHYAGDVTYKY